Proteins encoded together in one Helicobacter pylori window:
- a CDS encoding restriction endonuclease has product MFASASKVNLKTLRYNFLTFSLRDFMQDSFIQSYPPPPQSAIKDRTPNNAPNDKEIDLPTHITSNLKKELRDYQKQAIYNYLEKRQSNPTQKHFMFEMATGSGKTLVMAGLILECYKQGYQNFIFFVNSASILEKTKLNFTDSVSSKYLFSENININDENTEIKSINNLNESHNNAINIYFSTIQGLFSLFTRAKENAITLEDLKDQKLVFLADEAHHLNTETKKKLNDSEASEKRNWESVVKLALEQNKDNLLLEFSATIPNEKSVKEKYENLKAFTYTLKQFSEDKFCKNIYSFSYENKELETRFLGACVSSLYKELLAQHHNIENFKPCILFKSERIEDSKENQERFNTFLENLSPLDLENFFNYSRNAFFKDAKNFFDKQHYTPNLVAFLQTKFKKSTQINTNNEKELENHMLLLNSLEDRDNPKRVIFSVDKLNEGWDVLNLFDIVRLKNKASQKDTIKDAQLIGRGARYYPFSYNDFKPNRIEFYQRKFDLFNPLSVLERLDYHAVYDSEFIAKLNNELQDLGLGFIEKEKTTIPLTPTKRFKCYYASNTKDKKKNLFNKDYSDPVEATLKSLHVPLFAFNVREKKVDFKEENKGDKTYYIPHTLDKIPINYFLKALNLKNLDFKTLKKAFKKHAFNNKVEFIKEYISPLKTNFHKSQKFDNNEILLKLAVYIIENLKDTLLKEQDKPSVSALELKEFETHNKSLSASEWEKDIPFYEWLLFKDMRKLDSDLERDFLHFINKNKELLDKKFKEWCVLRNDHFTELKVFCNIENSPYYAQGFEPDFILFAQTHEDEFLGFTCYMEAKGEHLEHSNAWKKEFLEMLENATLKSHNKKLHLKGLLFFTLHNNKAVNDEFATAFNQTFKDKEC; this is encoded by the coding sequence TTGTTCGCTAGCGCCTCTAAAGTCAATCTCAAAACTTTACGCTATAATTTTCTCACTTTTTCATTAAGGGATTTCATGCAAGATTCATTCATTCAAAGTTACCCCCCCCCCCCCCAATCAGCGATAAAAGATCGCACGCCAAATAACGCGCCCAATGATAAAGAAATAGATCTACCCACCCACATCACCAGTAATTTAAAAAAAGAGCTTAGAGATTATCAAAAGCAAGCGATATATAATTATTTAGAAAAACGCCAATCCAACCCAACTCAAAAGCATTTCATGTTTGAAATGGCCACCGGTAGCGGCAAAACCTTAGTGATGGCGGGTTTGATTTTAGAATGCTACAAGCAAGGCTATCAAAACTTTATCTTTTTTGTGAATAGCGCCAGCATTTTAGAAAAAACGAAATTGAATTTTACAGACAGCGTTTCATCAAAATACCTTTTTAGCGAGAATATCAATATCAATGATGAAAACACAGAAATTAAAAGCATCAATAATTTAAACGAGAGTCATAACAACGCTATCAACATTTATTTCAGCACCATTCAAGGCTTGTTTTCACTATTCACTAGAGCTAAAGAAAACGCTATCACCCTAGAGGATTTAAAAGATCAAAAATTAGTTTTTTTAGCGGATGAAGCGCACCATTTAAACACAGAGACTAAAAAGAAATTAAATGATAGTGAGGCTAGTGAAAAACGCAATTGGGAAAGCGTGGTGAAATTAGCCCTAGAACAAAATAAAGACAATTTATTGCTGGAATTTAGCGCCACTATCCCTAATGAAAAAAGCGTTAAAGAAAAATATGAAAACTTAAAGGCGTTCACCTACACCTTAAAACAATTTAGCGAGGATAAATTTTGCAAAAACATCTACTCCTTTTCCTATGAAAACAAAGAATTAGAAACGCGCTTTTTAGGGGCATGCGTTTCCAGTTTGTATAAAGAATTACTAGCCCAACACCATAATATTGAAAACTTTAAACCATGTATTTTGTTTAAAAGCGAAAGGATTGAAGACAGCAAGGAAAATCAAGAGCGCTTCAATACCTTTTTAGAAAATTTAAGCCCTTTAGATTTGGAAAATTTTTTCAACTACAGCCGCAACGCTTTTTTTAAAGACGCCAAAAACTTTTTTGACAAGCAACATTACACCCCTAACCTTGTGGCATTCTTGCAGACGAAATTCAAAAAAAGCACCCAGATCAACACCAACAACGAAAAAGAATTAGAAAATCACATGCTTTTATTGAACTCCCTAGAAGACAGAGACAACCCTAAAAGAGTGATTTTTAGCGTGGATAAGCTCAATGAAGGCTGGGATGTGCTGAATTTGTTTGACATTGTCAGGCTTAAAAACAAAGCGAGTCAAAAAGACACCATTAAAGACGCCCAGCTCATAGGGCGAGGGGCGAGATACTACCCCTTTAGCTACAACGATTTCAAGCCAAACCGCATAGAGTTTTACCAACGCAAGTTTGATCTTTTTAACCCCTTAAGCGTGTTAGAAAGGTTAGACTACCATGCTGTTTATGACAGCGAGTTTATCGCTAAATTAAACAACGAGTTACAAGATTTAGGATTAGGATTCATTGAAAAGGAAAAAACAACTATCCCTTTAACGCCCACCAAGCGTTTCAAATGCTACTATGCGAGCAACACAAAAGACAAAAAGAAAAACCTCTTCAATAAAGACTATTCAGACCCTGTTGAAGCCACACTCAAAAGTTTGCATGTCCCCTTATTTGCTTTTAATGTGCGTGAAAAGAAAGTGGATTTTAAAGAAGAAAATAAAGGCGATAAAACTTATTATATACCCCACACCTTAGATAAAATCCCTATAAACTATTTTTTAAAAGCCCTTAATTTAAAAAACCTGGATTTCAAAACGCTTAAAAAAGCCTTTAAAAAACATGCCTTTAACAATAAAGTGGAATTTATAAAGGAATATATTTCGCCATTAAAAACAAACTTCCATAAAAGCCAAAAGTTTGATAACAACGAAATCCTTTTAAAGCTCGCTGTTTATATCATTGAAAACTTAAAAGACACGCTTTTAAAAGAGCAAGATAAACCTAGCGTGAGCGCGTTAGAATTGAAAGAATTTGAAACGCATAATAAAAGCCTTAGCGCTAGCGAATGGGAAAAAGACATTCCCTTTTACGAATGGCTGCTTTTTAAAGACATGCGAAAACTAGACAGCGATTTAGAAAGGGATTTTTTACATTTTATCAATAAAAATAAAGAGCTTTTAGACAAGAAATTCAAAGAATGGTGCGTTTTAAGGAACGATCATTTCACTGAATTAAAAGTTTTTTGCAATATAGAAAACAGCCCCTATTACGCGCAAGGTTTTGAGCCGGATTTTATCCTTTTTGCCCAAACGCATGAAGATGAATTTTTAGGCTTCACTTGTTATATGGAAGCTAAAGGCGAACATTTAGAGCATTCTAACGCTTGGAAAAAAGAATTTTTAGAAATGCTAGAGAACGCCACGCTTAAAAGCCATAACAAAAAACTCCATTTAAAAGGCCTGCTGTTTTTCACGCTCCATAATAATAAAGCAGTAAATGACGAATTTGCAACCGCTTTCAATCAAACTTTTAAGGACAAAGAATGTTAA